The following DNA comes from Peribacillus sp. FSL E2-0218.
ATGATATCAGGATGGATATCCACTCCGACGACGTCGACACCATGTTTCGCAAACATTAAAGAAGTTGGCAGTCCTATATAACCCAGTCCCAATGTACATATTTTCATATAAACCACTCCTATTCATTATGATCTGCTACACTCTTAGCTCAGGCAGTTTGATAAATCTCGATGAAGATTTCCTTCTCTTGCTTCCAATTGTATTTTTGGCGGGCCATCAAGCAATTCCGGCTCATTTCCGCCCTTTTTTCAGGATGCTTCAGTAAGTAATTGACTCCTTCCGCAATGGCTTTAGGATCATGTGAATCGACACATACACCGATCCGTTCCGCATCTACCACCTTTTGAATTTCGGGGAAGCTGCAGGCAACGACCGGCACACCGCTCATCATGTATTCAAATAATTTATTCGAAGAAGCGGAATAGTGATTAAAGCAAACATTATTCAATACTTGAAAACCTAAATAAGCATTTTTCGTATAATGGAGCAATTCGTCGACCGGTACCTTTGGCAAGAATTTCACCCGATGCTCCAAATCCATTTCCTTTACCTTCTTCATTAATGCAGCCTTGATTTTTCCATCTCCTATAAAAACCACCGTCCCTGCCTTGATCAGCGGCACAGCATCGACCAATTGCTCCAGCCCCCTGCCCATCTGGACACCGCCTTGATACAACAATATCGGTTCATCGGGCGGCAAACTCAGCAGCTCATGCAAATCCACGGACGTGCTTTCCTCCGGATTGGTCGGAATCGGATAGTTATGGACAACTTTTGGATAGAGACCATATAAGTCTTCATTATATTTAGCTCTCGTATGGTTCTCGGCAATCATTTCGTCGACGAATAGTAAGAGGAATTTCTCCATCGTCCCGTAGATCCGGCTATTATATCCCGTTCTGCTCGTTTGGACTTCATGCGAATCATAAATCAGCTTTTTCCTTCTCAGCCATTTACTGCTGATCGCTCCCTGCATGAGCGTATTCAAGTCATTGGAATGGTAAAAATCATATTTCTTTTTCCGCCCATGATAAACCATTTGACCAAAAATATAGCTTCTTGTTAATAAAGTCGGCAGCTTCGTACGGGTCATGATCATGGACCCCAAGGCAAGGATTGCTAGGGAGCCAATCAAAATCGCCGATCCCGCCCAGCTAGTGATCAAGTTCAGGTTCAACATCGTGTTCCAAACCAATAAGGTCAATAAGGTGATTTCAAACTTCTTTTTCTTCAATTTGCCGACGATCCTAAGAATTTTATGAAGTGCCTCCCA
Coding sequences within:
- a CDS encoding glycosyltransferase, which gives rise to MTKKVCMFVWNHFTNDARVLRECTALTEVGYEVDLIAIHNWKIKDLPKKEKHQSGFTVTRVNNRWEALHKILRIVGKLKKKKFEITLLTLLVWNTMLNLNLITSWAGSAILIGSLAILALGSMIMTRTKLPTLLTRSYIFGQMVYHGRKKKYDFYHSNDLNTLMQGAISSKWLRRKKLIYDSHEVQTSRTGYNSRIYGTMEKFLLLFVDEMIAENHTRAKYNEDLYGLYPKVVHNYPIPTNPEESTSVDLHELLSLPPDEPILLYQGGVQMGRGLEQLVDAVPLIKAGTVVFIGDGKIKAALMKKVKEMDLEHRVKFLPKVPVDELLHYTKNAYLGFQVLNNVCFNHYSASSNKLFEYMMSGVPVVACSFPEIQKVVDAERIGVCVDSHDPKAIAEGVNYLLKHPEKRAEMSRNCLMARQKYNWKQEKEIFIEIYQTA